The genome window ATACCAATCTATTGTTCTTCTTATTCCCTCTTCAAAGTTGACCTTTAAGGAGGCACCAAGCACTTCTTTAAGCCTTGATATGTCTGCCGGGTTTCTGGGAGGGTCCCCTTTAATGGGAGGAAGATATTCTATCTTTAGTTCTTCCCCCAAAATCTTTTTAATAATTTCCACAAGATAATTTATAGAAACCTCATTAGGGTTGGCAAGGTTTATTGTCTTTCCTATAGCACTATCAACCTCTGATGCCTTTATGGTAAGGTCAGTAACATCAGAGACATAGGTAAAATTTCTTTTCTGTTCACCATTTCCATAGATGGTAAGGGGTTTATAGGAAAAGGCACAATAGATAAACTTGGCAATCACCCCTGCCTTATCAATATCTCCCAGTTGACGCGGCCCATAGACCGAAAAATACCTCAAGGTAACAAAAGGCA of bacterium contains these proteins:
- a CDS encoding NAD-dependent epimerase/dehydratase family protein, translated to RRAGISRFINISSSSIYAGVRDRLLSEDMPLSPPHPYGVGKLAGEHYARIYYELYGLPFVTLRYFSVYGPRQLGDIDKAGVIAKFIYCAFSYKPLTIYGNGEQKRNFTYVSDVTDLTIKASEVDSAIGKTINLANPNEVSINYLVEIIKKILGEELKIEYLPPIKGDPPRNPADISRLKEVLGASLKVNFEEGIRRTIDWYQSTIRN